A section of the Arcobacter roscoffensis genome encodes:
- a CDS encoding ElyC/SanA/YdcF family protein produces the protein MFFLKKFIAAFLLPMPIALFMFALGVYFLFKNSYTKAKIVLFFTISWLALLSFQPISNAILQPLEDSHKALIQTPDVKYVLVLGNGHASNENLSITSQVNMIAQNRLNEGIKHFNKLKDAKLIVSGYGGYDKNPHAFMQQLLANALGIKSEYILRLDTPRDTKEEAIKAKEIIKDEKFILVTSASHMKRAMLLFKKQGLNPIAAPTNHLVHEEKGFASYFSSRNLYKVEVAFHEYIGLLYSKIMGYI, from the coding sequence ATGTTTTTTCTTAAAAAATTTATAGCAGCTTTTTTACTTCCCATGCCTATTGCTCTTTTTATGTTTGCTTTAGGAGTATATTTTTTATTTAAGAATTCATATACAAAAGCAAAGATTGTACTTTTTTTTACTATTTCTTGGTTAGCATTACTTTCTTTTCAGCCAATATCAAATGCAATTTTACAGCCCTTGGAAGATTCTCACAAAGCTTTGATTCAAACTCCTGATGTAAAATATGTACTTGTATTGGGAAATGGTCATGCAAGTAATGAGAACTTAAGTATTACTTCTCAGGTAAATATGATAGCTCAAAATAGACTTAATGAGGGAATTAAGCATTTTAATAAACTAAAAGATGCAAAATTAATAGTATCAGGTTATGGTGGTTATGATAAAAATCCCCATGCTTTTATGCAGCAACTTTTAGCAAATGCACTTGGTATTAAAAGTGAATATATCTTAAGACTTGATACTCCAAGGGATACAAAAGAAGAAGCTATTAAGGCAAAAGAGATTATAAAAGATGAAAAGTTTATATTAGTTACTTCTGCTTCACATATGAAAAGAGCTATGTTGCTTTTTAAGAAGCAAGGATTAAATCCAATAGCAGCTCCTACAAATCATTTAGTTCATGAAGAAAAAGGTTTTGCTTCGTATTTTTCAAGTAGAAATTTATATAAAGTAGAAGTGGCATTTCATGAATATATAGGATTATTGTATTCAAAGATTATGGGATATATTTAA
- a CDS encoding metal ABC transporter ATP-binding protein, whose product MKILEIKDLSFEYTKNIKVLENINLEINSEDFLAIIGPNGGGKSTLLKLILGLLKSKDGSIIKTLKNEQIGYVPQNTNLNTDFPITALEVVLMGHITAKKRIFGYAKEDISCAKYSLEQVGMKGFENRKIGDLSGGQRQRVFIARALCSNPKVILLDEPTASIDVKGQNEIYELLKQLNKDICIVVVSHDISVLLNYAKKVAHVNKNLVYHSLENIQENIKTTDEHLCEVELLSALGKTQVCCDHKH is encoded by the coding sequence TTGAAAATATTAGAAATAAAAGATTTATCATTTGAATATACAAAAAATATAAAAGTATTAGAAAATATAAATTTAGAAATAAACAGTGAGGATTTCTTAGCAATCATTGGACCAAATGGTGGTGGAAAATCAACACTTTTAAAACTTATTTTAGGGCTTTTAAAATCGAAAGATGGCTCAATTATAAAAACTTTAAAAAATGAACAAATAGGCTATGTTCCTCAAAATACAAATTTAAATACAGACTTTCCAATAACTGCTTTAGAAGTAGTTTTAATGGGACATATCACAGCAAAAAAAAGAATCTTTGGTTATGCAAAAGAGGATATCTCTTGTGCTAAGTATTCATTAGAGCAAGTAGGAATGAAAGGTTTTGAAAACAGAAAAATTGGTGATTTAAGTGGCGGACAAAGACAAAGGGTATTTATAGCACGTGCACTTTGTTCTAATCCAAAAGTTATATTACTTGATGAACCAACTGCAAGCATAGATGTAAAAGGTCAAAATGAAATTTATGAATTATTAAAACAATTAAACAAAGATATTTGTATAGTTGTTGTAAGTCATGATATTTCAGTACTTTTAAACTATGCAAAAAAAGTTGCCCATGTGAATAAGAACTTAGTTTATCATTCATTAGAGAATATTCAAGAAAATATAAAAACAACAGACGAACACTTATGTGAAGTTGAACTTTTATCAGCTTTAGGTAAAACTCAAGTTTGTTGTGACCATAAGCATTAA
- a CDS encoding metal ABC transporter permease — translation MLEALQYDFIQNALIAGILISISAGIIGSLVVVNRLTFLTGGIAHSSYGGIGLAIYLGIPVLFGATVFAIITAVVIAMLTLKNRNRADSIIGLMWAFGMAVGIIFIDITPGYNVDLMSYLFGSIIAVSNGDVLYMTILDIFIISIVMIFYKQILAVSYDSEFASLRGINTKFFYTLILILASLCVVAAIKAVGLILVIALLTIPTYLAESFASRLSTMMILSSALATLFTIIGLAISYYYDISSGASIIISAVVILTVVKLLRR, via the coding sequence ATGTTAGAAGCTTTACAATATGATTTTATTCAAAATGCTTTAATAGCTGGAATTTTAATCTCAATTTCAGCAGGAATTATAGGTTCACTAGTAGTTGTAAATAGACTTACCTTTTTAACAGGTGGAATAGCTCATAGTTCATATGGTGGAATTGGGCTTGCTATTTATCTAGGAATTCCAGTTTTATTTGGAGCAACTGTTTTTGCAATAATTACAGCTGTAGTTATTGCTATGCTTACACTTAAAAATAGAAATAGAGCAGATTCAATTATCGGTTTGATGTGGGCATTTGGTATGGCTGTTGGTATTATATTTATTGATATAACACCTGGTTATAATGTGGATTTAATGTCTTATTTATTTGGTTCTATTATTGCTGTATCTAATGGGGATGTTTTATATATGACTATTTTAGACATATTTATTATCTCTATAGTTATGATTTTTTATAAGCAGATATTAGCTGTATCTTATGATAGTGAATTTGCTTCATTAAGAGGAATTAATACTAAGTTTTTTTATACACTTATTTTAATTCTTGCCTCACTTTGTGTGGTTGCAGCTATAAAAGCTGTAGGTTTAATTTTAGTAATTGCATTACTTACAATACCTACATATTTAGCTGAAAGTTTTGCTTCAAGACTTTCAACGATGATGATATTAAGCTCAGCTTTAGCAACTCTATTTACAATAATAGGACTTGCTATTTCATACTATTATGATATTAGTTCAGGTGCAAGTATTATTATCTCAGCAGTTGTTATTTTAACTGTTGTTAAACTACTTAGAAGATAA